A single window of Puniceicoccus vermicola DNA harbors:
- a CDS encoding carbohydrate binding domain-containing protein, which yields MKYSPFYALLGFASTAVASSLSLTNPSFEEGSSGWSILDSMSSVQTEAAHQGHRGLVVDDQDSSNGSNVRSACIPAHAGELYRISFDAKIVNGGGIAVYIQYFDESGTLLTNSKLKNENLLVVPQRAEGWDRYSLSATAPEGTAKLAIWIHSFNGNRVKAYFDHFELTQEAPLPLKNPDFENNSEGWIIRDKMSQVDPSAAKSGTLGLLVDDQDNQRGSDVRSEKISIQSGHSYQLDFDAKLIDGAGIAVYLQFYDAIGRRIQAKDNIEILRTITAKDWESHSLAATAPDNANSVDIWIHSFNGNLVKAAFDNFVLKPASRDEVEANPSTQASTKAPAWTGDANTLIAFEKKKPSADFSELKVLQPDGSAFRQPEENWEQARYLIQEDPEWGQWFEEKKAEVDDWIANNEDRAGWEAGWNHAFISPQDNSFLVWTKDVPGEDIDFFVSKTGDRVEITPTLFRAWVGAFRKNHASMLIEAAYVYHITEDPEYAEWVASQLDFYADHYDSWGNGVDQKKHSHLGYQSLDDAVIISRQIDAARLVFDYAGPERRQNWFENLFKPEAKLLSKSYQTIHNIATWQRATEAKIALLYDDEDLWKQAVDSKYGLRAQFSRGVTSDYLWYEQSMGYNSFIMMASNSLFTFTGLLGQGELLQEEAEISQNMMLAPLALRFPNNKLPNPADNTNIPGASTGWLTRTYRILPTYLGLNNALEQKSWETLIDPPAAILPSDAPTLPELPEVVTRNLESSRFALIKEGLWQIFFHYGQLNRSHAQAEALNWSASYGNTMISQDAGTVGYSSPMYTGYYRLGLAQNVPLINGLGQIPWKRGTLLHFDEADASVTAAQPEYRENASAQRTLSIHGDTLIDTTIVEISENSAEPEVLGMTLHLEGSVDPGDSFAPVDPDTFTAGRPPQYQYWSELFSSPVTDSITLPVTFKGGLILNLTFQYEGPFTLFIAKAPGQPPATHTVFYIETAPTRQAEFITRLSPKAIEPTAHDKPKGEAEEQKEFFERLFDWF from the coding sequence ATGAAATACAGCCCATTCTATGCGCTCCTAGGATTCGCATCCACAGCAGTCGCGAGCAGCCTAAGTCTAACAAACCCGAGCTTCGAAGAAGGCAGCTCGGGATGGTCCATCCTGGACAGCATGAGCTCGGTCCAGACAGAAGCCGCTCATCAGGGACACCGTGGCCTCGTCGTCGATGACCAGGACAGCTCAAACGGGAGCAACGTGCGCTCTGCCTGCATTCCAGCACATGCGGGCGAGCTCTACCGCATCTCTTTTGATGCGAAAATAGTCAACGGAGGGGGAATCGCCGTATATATCCAATATTTCGACGAAAGCGGGACACTACTCACAAACTCAAAACTCAAAAACGAGAATTTGCTAGTGGTTCCCCAAAGAGCAGAGGGCTGGGATCGCTATTCGCTCAGCGCAACCGCCCCCGAAGGCACTGCCAAACTCGCAATATGGATTCACTCGTTCAATGGAAATCGAGTCAAAGCTTACTTCGACCACTTCGAGTTGACCCAGGAAGCACCCCTTCCACTCAAAAACCCCGACTTCGAAAACAACAGCGAAGGATGGATCATTCGTGACAAAATGAGCCAAGTTGATCCGTCAGCAGCAAAAAGCGGCACGCTCGGCTTACTCGTGGACGATCAAGACAATCAGCGCGGCAGCGACGTTCGATCCGAGAAAATCAGCATCCAATCAGGCCATTCCTACCAACTGGATTTCGATGCCAAGCTTATCGATGGTGCGGGCATCGCAGTCTATCTACAGTTCTACGATGCTATCGGCCGAAGGATTCAAGCGAAGGACAATATCGAAATCCTGCGAACCATCACCGCAAAAGATTGGGAATCCCATTCACTCGCGGCCACCGCTCCGGACAACGCGAATTCAGTGGACATTTGGATTCACTCTTTCAATGGCAACCTAGTTAAGGCGGCCTTTGATAATTTTGTCCTGAAACCAGCTTCAAGAGATGAAGTGGAGGCAAACCCCAGTACCCAGGCCTCGACGAAAGCGCCGGCTTGGACTGGTGATGCGAATACGTTAATCGCATTTGAAAAAAAAAAGCCGAGTGCTGATTTCTCAGAACTCAAAGTGCTGCAACCAGATGGTTCTGCCTTCCGTCAGCCTGAAGAGAATTGGGAACAGGCTCGCTATCTCATCCAGGAAGACCCCGAATGGGGTCAGTGGTTTGAGGAGAAGAAAGCGGAAGTCGACGATTGGATCGCCAACAATGAAGACCGCGCAGGATGGGAGGCTGGCTGGAACCACGCTTTCATCAGCCCCCAGGACAACTCCTTCCTCGTTTGGACCAAGGATGTCCCGGGGGAAGACATCGACTTCTTCGTGAGCAAGACCGGAGACCGCGTCGAGATCACCCCGACCCTGTTTCGCGCCTGGGTGGGCGCCTTCCGAAAAAATCACGCCTCAATGCTGATTGAGGCGGCTTACGTGTATCATATCACCGAGGACCCGGAATACGCCGAATGGGTCGCCTCCCAACTCGATTTTTATGCCGATCACTACGACTCGTGGGGAAACGGGGTCGACCAGAAAAAACACTCCCATCTCGGCTATCAGAGCCTCGACGATGCGGTCATCATATCCCGGCAAATCGACGCCGCCCGCCTCGTCTTTGACTATGCCGGTCCCGAACGCCGCCAGAACTGGTTCGAGAACCTCTTCAAACCTGAGGCTAAACTCCTCAGCAAAAGCTACCAAACCATTCACAACATCGCGACTTGGCAGCGCGCTACCGAAGCCAAAATAGCCCTCCTCTACGATGACGAGGATCTTTGGAAGCAGGCTGTCGATTCGAAATATGGTCTGAGAGCCCAGTTTTCACGAGGCGTCACCTCTGACTACCTCTGGTATGAGCAATCAATGGGATACAACTCTTTCATCATGATGGCCTCCAACTCCCTCTTCACCTTCACAGGGCTTCTCGGACAAGGAGAATTGCTCCAGGAAGAAGCGGAGATCTCGCAAAACATGATGCTTGCCCCCTTGGCTCTCCGCTTCCCCAACAATAAACTCCCCAACCCTGCGGACAACACCAACATCCCGGGCGCATCCACGGGATGGCTCACCCGCACCTACCGAATTTTGCCGACCTACCTTGGGCTGAACAATGCTCTTGAACAGAAAAGCTGGGAGACCTTGATCGATCCACCCGCCGCCATTCTTCCCTCGGACGCGCCCACCCTACCGGAACTCCCCGAAGTTGTAACCCGGAACTTGGAGTCCTCCCGATTCGCCCTCATCAAGGAAGGCCTCTGGCAAATCTTTTTTCACTACGGACAACTCAATCGCTCTCATGCTCAGGCGGAAGCACTGAATTGGTCCGCCTCCTATGGAAACACCATGATCTCTCAGGATGCGGGCACCGTCGGCTACAGCTCCCCCATGTATACGGGATACTACCGTCTGGGACTTGCGCAAAATGTTCCCCTCATTAACGGGCTGGGACAAATCCCTTGGAAACGCGGAACGCTACTGCACTTCGATGAAGCGGATGCATCGGTCACCGCGGCGCAACCGGAGTACCGTGAAAACGCTTCCGCCCAACGCACACTAAGCATCCACGGCGACACCTTAATCGATACCACAATCGTCGAAATAAGCGAAAACTCCGCCGAACCGGAGGTGCTTGGCATGACTCTACACCTTGAGGGCAGCGTCGATCCCGGCGATTCATTCGCACCAGTCGATCCCGACACCTTCACCGCTGGACGGCCCCCACAATATCAATACTGGTCCGAACTGTTTTCCTCACCAGTAACAGACTCCATCACCCTCCCGGTCACCTTTAAGGGCGGACTGATCTTGAACCTCACCTTTCAATATGAAGGCCCCTTCACTCTTTTCATCGCAAAGGCCCCCGGACAGCCTCCCGCCACACACACCGTTTTCTACATCGAAACCGCCCCCACCCGCCAAGCCGAATTCATCACCCGCCTCAGCCCCAAAGCAATCGAACCCACCGCTCACGACAAACCCAAAGGAGAGGCAGAGGAGCAGAAAGAGTTCTTCGAAAGACTCTTCGATTGGTTCTAA
- a CDS encoding type II secretion system protein: MRPHLAPDPTKRLSPQHAFTLIELLSVLAIISILIAITIPAIHSYRVSATKSKCASNLRQLAFATQTYANDHKGKAPYPRVLNDGSPSYAHAPHYYQVAAYNETLAPYLGNRFDSMYCPGALSDDPQGTYDPEAQRASAEPNDFVSYQYFQGSSSGAPSGNVKEEYSDLFSNILDAPGHCAMWGCLTYTTGSRTFGHMEGRSTSGTIEGMNAAFVDGSVRWVPFDQLEPYTNDGAYYWPKPITN, encoded by the coding sequence ATGCGCCCGCACCTCGCACCAGATCCCACCAAGCGTTTATCCCCCCAGCACGCCTTCACCCTGATCGAACTTCTTTCGGTCCTGGCAATCATCTCCATTCTCATCGCCATCACAATTCCAGCGATTCATTCCTACCGGGTGTCTGCCACGAAAAGCAAATGCGCCAGCAATCTCCGGCAGCTCGCATTTGCCACCCAGACTTACGCGAATGATCACAAAGGGAAAGCCCCTTACCCGAGAGTTCTAAACGACGGGAGCCCCAGCTATGCGCACGCCCCCCATTATTACCAGGTCGCCGCGTATAATGAGACTCTAGCCCCCTACCTCGGGAATCGCTTTGACTCCATGTACTGTCCGGGCGCTCTCAGCGATGATCCTCAAGGCACCTACGACCCCGAAGCACAACGAGCCTCCGCAGAACCCAACGATTTTGTCAGCTATCAATACTTCCAGGGCTCCAGCTCAGGGGCTCCCTCCGGCAATGTGAAAGAGGAATACAGCGACCTGTTCAGTAACATTCTGGATGCCCCCGGTCATTGCGCCATGTGGGGGTGCCTGACCTACACGACCGGAAGCCGAACCTTTGGCCATATGGAAGGTCGCTCAACCTCTGGAACGATCGAAGGCATGAATGCAGCCTTCGTCGACGGCTCTGTCCGATGGGTACCCTTCGACCAGCTCGAACCCTACACCAACGACGGAGCCTACTACTGGCCCAAACCAATCACCAATTAA
- a CDS encoding LacI family DNA-binding transcriptional regulator: protein MPQSLEKKSTRVTMSQIADLAGVSKTSVSFVLNRKGAVGEEATARILAAAKELGYAKPTRASSDLVKPDPGGSSAKPHWNQTIALIWVNTTEAWRHSHLSHLLIHSIGRRFEEFESRLKTIFYNESEGDAFPDLSEVGALFVAGSPNAGFWEKLPADLPRLNLLCKPFSTNCSFLDIDSLHTGYELTQHLLDKGHRRIGFVSNSRSHRIFNLRYLGYYRALDELEIAPLPDWVVRLSQPSGPVQETTRPARDIEPGVERMLALPPEDRPTAIVAANDWNAAAVYQFANRIGLRIPEDLSVVGCDNDPGICDFLIPPLTTFAIPYTEMAHDAVDWMCSLMKGQPLHSQPGLMQFRGKLIERSSVRRMDGEDKD from the coding sequence ATGCCACAATCCTTGGAAAAGAAAAGCACCCGAGTGACGATGAGTCAGATCGCCGACCTCGCGGGGGTGTCGAAGACGTCGGTGTCCTTTGTCTTGAATCGAAAGGGTGCTGTGGGGGAGGAGGCTACGGCTCGGATACTGGCCGCTGCAAAAGAATTGGGATACGCCAAGCCAACGCGAGCGAGTTCTGATCTAGTGAAGCCGGATCCCGGCGGCTCATCGGCGAAGCCTCATTGGAACCAAACCATTGCCTTGATCTGGGTGAATACGACGGAAGCTTGGCGTCATTCTCATCTGTCGCATCTGCTAATCCATTCGATTGGTCGGCGCTTCGAGGAGTTTGAGAGTCGTCTCAAAACGATTTTCTACAACGAGAGCGAGGGAGATGCCTTTCCCGATCTCTCGGAGGTTGGAGCTTTGTTCGTGGCGGGGTCTCCGAATGCAGGATTTTGGGAGAAGTTACCTGCGGACCTTCCCCGATTGAACCTCCTCTGCAAACCTTTTTCGACCAATTGTAGTTTTCTGGACATCGATTCTTTGCATACCGGATACGAATTGACCCAGCACCTCTTGGACAAGGGGCACCGGCGAATTGGATTCGTCAGCAATAGTCGAAGTCACCGGATTTTCAATCTGCGGTACTTGGGGTATTATCGCGCGTTGGATGAATTGGAGATCGCTCCCCTTCCGGATTGGGTCGTGCGCCTCTCGCAGCCATCGGGGCCTGTCCAGGAGACGACCCGTCCTGCGCGCGACATTGAGCCTGGCGTGGAAAGGATGTTGGCGTTGCCGCCGGAAGATAGGCCCACCGCCATTGTCGCGGCCAATGATTGGAACGCCGCGGCGGTCTATCAATTTGCGAATCGGATTGGTTTACGCATTCCCGAGGATCTCAGTGTGGTGGGGTGCGACAATGATCCGGGTATCTGCGACTTCCTTATTCCTCCGTTGACCACTTTCGCGATTCCTTACACGGAAATGGCTCACGATGCTGTCGATTGGATGTGCTCTCTCATGAAGGGGCAGCCCCTTCATTCGCAGCCGGGGCTGATGCAATTCCGCGGCAAGCTCATTGAAAGATCGTCCGTCCGGAGGATGGATGGGGAGGATAAGGATTGA
- a CDS encoding DNRLRE domain-containing protein, producing the protein MKHITAPSYFCLGLSLLLSPTYADTISSSQGSFVKSGDNADINYDSINQLQIAARGANNDRKIYLKFNLNGLLGSGEEFANTSFGLTTIAGNNSDVLLGGATGNIDFSVYGITDNDDDWSESTVTWNNAPKNDTGSRTGVISSGTVDLGSFTIDSSTVTGDQPFSISGEVLDTFLNDSYANDTDGIVTLIITSNGSTGDPGIRFWRSDDTELDTQYPRISYDVNPIPEPSTSGLLMGIVIVASSVLRRRR; encoded by the coding sequence ATGAAACACATCACTGCCCCCTCCTATTTCTGTCTCGGTCTCTCCTTACTCCTCTCTCCGACTTACGCCGATACGATTTCCAGCTCGCAGGGGAGCTTCGTCAAAAGTGGCGACAATGCTGATATAAACTACGATTCCATCAACCAGTTGCAAATCGCCGCAAGAGGAGCCAATAACGACCGAAAAATCTATTTAAAATTCAACCTCAACGGACTCCTGGGAAGCGGTGAGGAGTTTGCCAATACGAGCTTCGGACTCACGACAATCGCAGGAAACAACTCTGACGTCCTCCTGGGAGGTGCAACGGGGAACATCGACTTCAGTGTTTACGGAATTACAGACAACGATGATGATTGGTCTGAGAGCACGGTCACTTGGAACAACGCCCCAAAAAACGACACCGGCAGCCGCACTGGCGTGATTTCTTCCGGAACGGTTGACCTGGGCAGCTTCACGATCGATTCGAGCACGGTCACTGGCGATCAACCATTCTCGATCAGCGGCGAAGTTTTGGATACATTCCTCAATGACTCATACGCCAATGACACGGATGGAATCGTAACGCTGATCATCACTTCGAACGGATCAACCGGAGATCCCGGCATCCGTTTCTGGCGCTCCGACGACACAGAACTGGACACTCAGTATCCTCGAATCAGCTACGACGTGAACCCGATCCCCGAACCCTCTACCTCCGGGCTTCTGATGGGGATTGTGATCGTTGCCTCTTCCGTACTACGTCGTCGCCGATAG
- a CDS encoding LacI family DNA-binding transcriptional regulator, whose protein sequence is MGKIVGITTRDVAAKAGVSAMTVSLALRNDKRVSEKSKKKVFAAAEELGYRVNPYVSTLMKSVRSRKTIKDNPTFAFIARKDQVLGPRSKQLKDQMLSVISDHCHRVGCNVELHEIEPDQGPFISKVLWNRGVCGLILGPFRFGHLDLSWEKFVPVSLSESFSSIPVSKVVHDNFSGMELAFSKLWEHGFRSPGLLVSQKGHINTRNRWLDSFLGNSFRKNLTFVKRRIFDHPYLEKTALEKWLRKNEFDCLITCHKETISLLSELGYSVPRDLSIIHLDCGFLEENYSGIDQDFESRSETAVQLLLDKLCLNEYGLPRLPYALHTKGKWVDGQTIQSPG, encoded by the coding sequence ATGGGGAAAATAGTCGGAATCACGACCCGTGATGTAGCCGCCAAAGCAGGGGTCTCAGCCATGACCGTTTCCCTCGCCCTGCGAAACGACAAGAGAGTTTCGGAAAAGAGCAAAAAGAAGGTTTTCGCGGCGGCCGAAGAGCTTGGATACCGCGTCAATCCCTACGTTTCGACGCTCATGAAAAGCGTCCGGAGCCGGAAAACGATCAAAGATAATCCGACCTTTGCCTTCATTGCCCGCAAAGACCAGGTTCTCGGACCGCGCTCGAAGCAGTTGAAAGATCAAATGCTCTCAGTCATCTCCGACCATTGCCATCGGGTCGGTTGCAATGTCGAGTTGCATGAAATCGAACCGGATCAAGGGCCGTTCATCTCGAAAGTACTCTGGAATCGAGGGGTCTGTGGCCTCATTCTCGGCCCTTTTCGCTTCGGGCATTTAGATCTGTCCTGGGAGAAATTCGTTCCGGTCTCCCTCTCCGAGTCCTTCTCATCGATCCCCGTATCGAAGGTTGTCCACGACAATTTCTCCGGAATGGAGCTCGCCTTCAGCAAACTGTGGGAACACGGCTTTCGATCGCCGGGCCTGCTCGTTTCCCAAAAAGGCCATATCAACACGAGAAATCGCTGGCTCGACAGTTTTCTCGGGAACAGCTTTCGCAAGAATCTCACCTTCGTAAAACGGCGAATCTTCGACCACCCCTATCTCGAGAAAACGGCACTCGAGAAGTGGCTACGAAAGAACGAATTTGACTGCCTCATCACCTGCCACAAAGAGACGATATCCCTGCTGTCCGAGCTGGGTTACTCGGTGCCTCGCGATCTCTCCATCATTCACTTGGATTGCGGCTTTCTCGAAGAGAACTACAGCGGCATCGACCAAGACTTCGAATCCCGTTCCGAAACCGCAGTCCAATTGCTCCTCGATAAGTTGTGCTTAAACGAATACGGACTGCCACGCTTGCCCTATGCACTCCATACCAAAGGGAAATGGGTGGACGGGCAAACGATCCAAAGTCCCGGCTGA
- a CDS encoding glycoside hydrolase family 16 protein — protein MIHFPRTTGLLFLSLLGLMNFATGDTDLSRLDKSYQLLFEEDFEEPTLNRENWNYRTGSRQKIDSVNLADNVSLSDGRLVIEFTKDMVDGEQRYTSGGIISKALFGYGYYEAKAKLWGGGPGLHSSFWSLGMNQKNQPSLPRYNRIIEIDGYEVDSEFPAEIHTNIHYYIGEHVATGRLEGLVDDATVNTSEEDFIFGYEWLPDRINWYLNGTLIRTLKHPSFYGPQNVWVTALGTPNGFGDGSPVEDETLPGESSWDYFRFYAKPLPGVNLLGNGSFEYDNRNNAASKNPRDLHHPVAWIQEGDIGAGTLVESRESFEGMTYLRFAYEKTYRGAIRQDLTHIPNGTYELTARVRSSGGQELAEIRAEGFGGEPKRETIPKTQGRQWKKVTLAPIEVTENKCSITISTSSEPAHWLEVDDIVFARKGEKAEVEHVAPSSPKFLGEILLDDQQASFDNSDNWRKSTIRGKVGAHRYSKEPESWVRWTPEIPQSGQYRIEFYNVRYDNNVPEATLRIFSADGLTEKSIGHKGNEPEWIDLGIHSLKKGDANSVELSYPAEYSHEGFIRADVVRFIPATPSPFDEGLILKVGHNFVFDNLDGQRMDPSDPAITPVRNEDGEIYLPAEWALRTLPDFANGTLAPDHSSGVKAPTPDATFPTHQIEDIRYLAASEAGRIFGISVIDDRKTGIILILRDENRTNVPLERHLLNQANQLFPKN, from the coding sequence ATGATCCATTTTCCACGAACCACCGGTCTCCTCTTCCTATCTTTGCTTGGACTCATGAATTTCGCCACTGGAGATACGGACCTGAGCCGTCTCGACAAATCCTACCAACTGTTATTCGAGGAGGACTTCGAGGAGCCTACCCTCAACCGGGAAAACTGGAACTACCGCACCGGGTCCCGACAAAAAATCGATAGCGTGAATCTGGCGGACAACGTCTCACTCTCGGATGGCCGCTTGGTCATCGAGTTCACCAAAGACATGGTCGACGGCGAACAACGCTACACGTCGGGGGGCATTATCTCCAAAGCTCTTTTCGGATACGGATACTACGAAGCCAAGGCCAAGCTCTGGGGAGGCGGCCCCGGTCTCCACTCGTCTTTCTGGAGCTTGGGAATGAACCAGAAGAATCAGCCTAGTCTCCCGAGATACAACCGTATTATCGAAATCGACGGCTACGAGGTCGATTCGGAATTCCCCGCCGAGATTCACACGAATATCCACTACTATATCGGTGAACACGTCGCCACGGGTCGGCTCGAAGGACTCGTAGACGATGCTACGGTCAATACCTCCGAAGAAGATTTTATTTTCGGATACGAGTGGCTTCCAGACCGAATCAACTGGTATCTAAACGGGACCCTCATCCGGACCTTGAAGCACCCTTCGTTCTACGGACCTCAAAACGTCTGGGTGACAGCGTTGGGAACGCCGAACGGCTTTGGAGACGGAAGTCCCGTCGAGGATGAGACGCTCCCCGGCGAAAGCTCTTGGGACTACTTTCGCTTCTACGCCAAACCGCTTCCCGGCGTCAATTTACTCGGAAATGGCAGCTTCGAATACGACAATCGAAACAACGCTGCCTCCAAGAACCCTCGCGATCTTCACCATCCCGTCGCCTGGATCCAAGAAGGCGACATTGGGGCGGGCACGTTGGTCGAAAGTCGAGAATCGTTCGAAGGGATGACGTACCTGCGTTTCGCATACGAGAAAACCTATCGCGGCGCAATTCGACAAGACCTCACCCACATCCCGAACGGCACCTACGAGCTCACTGCGCGAGTACGAAGCTCCGGCGGTCAGGAACTTGCCGAGATACGAGCCGAAGGGTTTGGCGGAGAACCGAAACGGGAAACCATCCCCAAGACACAGGGGCGACAATGGAAGAAGGTCACGCTCGCCCCCATCGAAGTTACGGAAAACAAATGCTCGATCACGATCTCCACTTCCTCGGAACCCGCGCACTGGCTCGAAGTGGACGACATCGTCTTCGCGAGGAAGGGGGAGAAGGCCGAAGTCGAACATGTCGCACCCTCCTCCCCCAAGTTTCTCGGAGAAATCCTCCTGGATGACCAACAGGCGTCCTTCGACAACTCGGACAACTGGAGAAAGAGCACCATCCGAGGAAAAGTCGGGGCCCACCGTTATTCCAAAGAACCGGAAAGCTGGGTTCGGTGGACACCGGAAATTCCTCAAAGCGGCCAATACCGCATCGAATTCTACAACGTTCGTTACGACAACAATGTGCCCGAAGCGACGTTGCGGATATTCAGTGCCGACGGCCTAACCGAGAAGTCTATCGGGCACAAAGGAAACGAACCGGAATGGATAGACCTCGGCATCCATTCTTTGAAGAAGGGAGACGCGAATTCCGTAGAGTTGAGCTACCCGGCCGAATATTCGCACGAGGGATTCATTCGGGCCGATGTCGTTCGCTTTATTCCTGCAACGCCCTCTCCCTTTGACGAAGGACTCATTCTCAAGGTCGGTCACAACTTCGTTTTCGACAACCTGGATGGACAGCGAATGGATCCGTCCGACCCTGCGATTACCCCCGTACGCAATGAAGATGGGGAGATCTATCTCCCCGCCGAATGGGCTCTGAGGACCCTTCCCGACTTCGCAAACGGCACGCTTGCACCTGATCATTCTTCGGGTGTCAAAGCCCCCACGCCCGACGCCACCTTTCCCACTCATCAAATCGAGGACATCCGTTATCTCGCCGCCTCGGAAGCCGGGAGGATTTTCGGAATCTCCGTAATCGACGACCGGAAAACCGGCATCATCCTCATCTTGAGAGACGAGAACCGCACCAACGTCCCGCTGGAGAGACATCTTCTGAACCAAGCGAACCAGCTTTTCCCGAAAAATTGA
- a CDS encoding type II secretion system protein has protein sequence MKPSSSSAPPTDLTPRFSLPGSIKRDSRSGFTLIEILTVIAILGILIAIVTPIVSNSLERSRISKSIANLRQLHQGMSLYVQDSDGFFPEYWDYEDRIGWSEKIWPYIYPEQKFPGYGHVQEGTVFESPLIEDTPLARSYGMNRLLQEQQPNRRYLLNCPTPKTALIMDTKETSAAKLSTINFRNDGKLAVVFLDGHTDLLAKDEIATEEEDVFWSGSEQSK, from the coding sequence ATGAAACCCTCCAGCTCCTCGGCTCCGCCGACCGACCTCACCCCGCGATTTTCTTTGCCCGGTTCAATCAAGCGGGATTCACGGAGCGGCTTCACCCTCATCGAGATCCTCACCGTGATCGCCATCCTCGGGATTCTGATCGCAATCGTGACTCCCATTGTCAGCAACTCTCTCGAGCGAAGCCGGATCTCCAAATCCATCGCCAACCTCCGCCAACTCCATCAGGGGATGTCACTCTACGTGCAAGACTCGGATGGCTTTTTCCCAGAATACTGGGACTACGAAGACCGCATCGGTTGGTCCGAAAAGATCTGGCCCTACATCTATCCTGAGCAGAAATTCCCCGGATACGGTCATGTTCAGGAAGGAACCGTCTTCGAATCTCCTCTCATCGAGGACACGCCCCTGGCACGCTCGTATGGGATGAACCGCCTCCTTCAGGAACAGCAACCAAACCGCCGCTATCTTCTCAATTGCCCGACTCCCAAGACGGCGCTGATCATGGATACAAAGGAAACGAGTGCCGCCAAGCTCAGTACGATCAATTTTCGAAACGATGGAAAGCTGGCCGTTGTTTTTCTGGATGGACACACCGACCTACTGGCCAAGGACGAAATCGCCACCGAAGAAGAAGATGTTTTCTGGAGCGGATCGGAACAATCGAAATGA
- a CDS encoding LacI family DNA-binding transcriptional regulator: protein MSAVRLKDVSEETGFSLSTVSLVLNNRSEASIPEDTRKKVKDAATKLGYVRRSRSSSSRTLVIAIFEDLRDCFENPYFGEIYRGVQEALKENGYHSIIQHLGRGSALREVEIAKSIKAEGILVLGAPPASFRDSLRKFQVPVVFVNATVDHAWDSVIPDFEHGFRIALQILKDHGHRRILCVKSAYTDEKLPYLSDHLIRAIRTSGVSEGDIIYVRSKGNSSEDGYSALLAFLKANPSVEFTAAFSGFSKPFGMIRALEEQKREVPGDVSVIAIGGDPHVSESRLPISTVLYPLRQVGKEGVHRLIARARGTLDSPATVVLPVRYEDRGTVGKARM, encoded by the coding sequence ATGTCCGCAGTTCGTCTTAAAGATGTATCCGAGGAGACGGGATTTTCTCTCTCGACGGTGTCCTTGGTGCTCAACAATCGTTCGGAAGCCTCGATCCCGGAAGATACGCGGAAGAAAGTGAAGGATGCCGCCACGAAGCTGGGTTATGTTCGCCGATCCCGATCGAGTTCGAGTCGGACCCTGGTCATTGCGATTTTCGAGGATTTGCGGGATTGTTTCGAGAATCCGTACTTCGGAGAGATTTATCGAGGAGTTCAGGAGGCTTTGAAGGAGAATGGATATCACTCTATTATCCAGCATCTCGGAAGGGGATCTGCCCTCCGCGAGGTTGAGATTGCGAAAAGCATAAAAGCCGAGGGGATCTTGGTTTTGGGAGCCCCGCCTGCTTCCTTTCGCGATTCGCTCCGGAAATTTCAGGTGCCGGTGGTTTTTGTCAATGCGACCGTGGATCATGCTTGGGATTCGGTGATTCCTGATTTCGAGCACGGGTTCCGCATTGCGCTCCAGATCTTGAAGGATCACGGGCACCGCCGGATTCTCTGCGTGAAGTCGGCTTATACCGACGAAAAATTGCCCTATCTGTCCGATCATCTGATCCGGGCGATCCGCACGTCCGGAGTCTCGGAGGGGGACATCATCTATGTCAGAAGCAAGGGAAACTCGTCCGAAGACGGTTATTCCGCGTTGCTCGCTTTTCTCAAGGCAAACCCGTCCGTTGAATTCACCGCAGCGTTTTCCGGATTCTCGAAACCTTTTGGAATGATCCGTGCCTTGGAGGAGCAAAAGAGAGAGGTCCCGGGCGATGTCAGTGTGATTGCCATCGGCGGAGATCCCCATGTGTCGGAATCGCGCTTACCGATTTCAACGGTCTTGTACCCCCTGCGCCAGGTGGGGAAGGAGGGAGTGCATCGTTTGATCGCCCGTGCGCGCGGGACTCTTGATTCTCCCGCCACCGTGGTGCTTCCGGTTCGCTATGAAGATCGGGGGACGGTGGGTAAGGCTCGAATGTGA